Proteins encoded together in one Cherax quadricarinatus isolate ZL_2023a chromosome 68, ASM3850222v1, whole genome shotgun sequence window:
- the LOC128697842 gene encoding uncharacterized protein, protein MLLTRGLILLLMLLTLLASEADARRRRRRFKRQHSHRDTDVDGRRREHRRRRGREGATTLPTPVRHSEALVEGIPVGTAASVVSGTAPESGSVAAGSQCPPPVTPFHRDLCGATACLHHHQCPHGRLCCFNGCIHTCLVKLESPPVIDWLEDTSDVLPILDESAPPVLPVRYEDLSFVEGREEAVHLPGGCTISGTQYSQLQNFMKAPSIENCMCERGEVVCAVKMFHS, encoded by the exons ATGTTGCTGACACGAGGCTTGatcttgctgctgatgctactgacgCTTCTGGCGTCGGAGGCCGACGCCAGGAGAAGGAGGAGACGCTTCAAGCGTCAGCATAGTCACAGGGACACTGACGTAGACGGACGCCGTAGGGAACATCGACGGAGACGTGGCAGGGAGGGCGCTACCACGCTGCCCACGCCTGTCAGG CATAGTGAGGCGCTCGTGGAAGGGATTCCGGTCGGGACGGCGGCTTCGGTAGTGTCGGGTACGGCGCCGGAGTCGGGTTCGGTAGCGGCGGGTTCACAATGTCCACCCCCGGTGACACCGTTCCACCGTGACCTGTGTGGCGCCACagcctgtctccaccaccaccagtgtccacACGGTCGCTTGTGCTGCTTCAATGGCTGCATCCACACCTGTCTGGTTAAGCTGGAAAGTCCCCCAG TTATTGACTGGCTGGAAGATACCAGCGATGTCTTGCCTATCCTTG ATGAGTCGGCACCCCCAGTGCTACCAGTGCGGTACGAGGACCTCTCCTTCGTTGAAGGACGGGAGGAGGCAGTGCACCTGCCTGGCGGGTGTACGATATCAGGTACTCAGTACTCACAGCTTCAGAACTTTATGAAGGCTCCCAGCATCGagaactg CATGTGTGAGCGAGGTGAGGTAGTGTGCGCCGTCAAGATGTTTCACTCATAG